DNA sequence from the uncultured Ilyobacter sp. genome:
TAATAACAACATCTACGGAATGACAGGAGGTCAGTTCTCTCCTACTACTCCAGTTGGTGACTATGCTACTACAACTCCTACAGGAAACATCGATCCAAACTTTGATATAGTTAAGCTTGTAGAAGGTGCAGGCGCTAGTTATGTTGCAAGAGGTACTGCATATCACTTTGATGCTCTTGTAAAATTATTTGAAAATGCCATCAACCACAAAGGATTCTCCCTAGTAGAGGCTGTAAGTACTTGTCCTACAAGTTACGGAAGAAAAAACAAAGGATTCAAGGGAAATCCTGCAGCTATGCTGAAGTATATGAGAGACAACACTGTACCTGTAGCTGCTGTTGCAAAACTTCCAAAGGAAAAAGTAGAAGGAAAGCTAGTTATCGGAGAATTCAAAAACGAGCAGAGACCTGAGTACACAGAAGAATATCAAAAAATCATAGATAAAGTAAGAGGGGTGTAAGAGATGGCAAAGGAAATCAGATTAAGCGGTTCAGGTGGACAGGGTCTTATTTTGGCAGGTATCATCCTTGCAGAAGCTGCCTTACAACAGGGTAAAGTAGCAGTTCAGTCACAATCTTACGGTCCTGAGGCAAGAGGTGGAGCAAGTAAGTCTGAGGTTATCATCAGTGATACTGAGATTCTTTACCCGAAGGTAAATCATGCTGATATCTTTCTTTCACTGACTCAGAAATCTTTTGATGCATATGCAGTCGGAAACAAAGAAAACTGTATCATCGTAATAGATTCAAGTGTTAAAGTTCCAGAAGGTTTAAAAGTAGTTAAACTTCCTATTCTTGAGACGGCTAAGGAAAAAGTAGGTAACTCGATAGTTGCAAACATTGTATCTCTAGGAGCTATACAGGCAGCTACAAACATTGTAGACAGAGATATTTTAGAAGAGGCTATCCTCGGAAGAGTTCCTGCTCATGTAAAAGAATTAAACAAGAAGGCATTTCAGGCCGGTATTGATTTAGTTAAAAATGCATAGTTTATTTAAATAATCTAAAAAGTATAGGGGCTCTCACAGAGGGCCCCTTTTTGATACTATTTT
Encoded proteins:
- a CDS encoding 2-oxoacid:ferredoxin oxidoreductase subunit beta encodes the protein MDTCKNKSYYREDKLPHIWCPGCAHGIVMHALVNAIENIGLNKDDVCVVSGIGCSSRAPGYLDFNTLHTTHGRALAFATGIKMAKPGMKVIALGGDGDFTAIGGNHLIHAARRNIDIAAIIFNNNIYGMTGGQFSPTTPVGDYATTTPTGNIDPNFDIVKLVEGAGASYVARGTAYHFDALVKLFENAINHKGFSLVEAVSTCPTSYGRKNKGFKGNPAAMLKYMRDNTVPVAAVAKLPKEKVEGKLVIGEFKNEQRPEYTEEYQKIIDKVRGV
- a CDS encoding 2-oxoacid:acceptor oxidoreductase family protein, which codes for MAKEIRLSGSGGQGLILAGIILAEAALQQGKVAVQSQSYGPEARGGASKSEVIISDTEILYPKVNHADIFLSLTQKSFDAYAVGNKENCIIVIDSSVKVPEGLKVVKLPILETAKEKVGNSIVANIVSLGAIQAATNIVDRDILEEAILGRVPAHVKELNKKAFQAGIDLVKNA